Proteins encoded by one window of Lathyrus oleraceus cultivar Zhongwan6 chromosome 1, CAAS_Psat_ZW6_1.0, whole genome shotgun sequence:
- the LOC127079483 gene encoding phospho-N-acetylmuramoyl-pentapeptide-transferase homolog, with amino-acid sequence MASHSGLLNHRNLPLRLSRINHLSPPYHFDRSTLKLRPLIIQQYRLCVRRNAISTRAFDEDSFDFPILDDWDPEESSSYVPSSSDGEEDSDDEIFLIPVNDVDLPSASASNNDALTVAAHRLATIGRGQKKHRIKLGLFITMGLIIVLTVLLLYVDWCMWKIVRLPLAPFYLTRPFLISAILVSFAGYVCVPIFRHLKAIHVIKQQGPLRHHLKRRTPTLGGLLFVPIGVIVAHVIADSSSIEVSGVCGVTIAFAAVGLLSDILNLTKNHWRGLPALTEVCLEVAVGTCFSFWLNITSISSPYGMKTLLPLPVGLVYLGRYYHLLTSYCFVSMGHGVKLADALDGLAGGTAALAFIGMSIAVLPICSELAIFGASMAGSCVGFLLYNRHKASVYMGNTGSLALGGALTAMAACTGMFFPLLISSGIFIVESSSVILQVLHLKITKGLLGPSWAFLRMPPLHRRLHLLRFREPNIVLGAYLISSVLALLGGYVGLISA; translated from the exons ATGGCTTCTCATTCTGGTCTACTCAACCACCGAAATCTCCCTCTCCGTCTCTCCCGGATTAACCACCTCTCTCCCCCTTATCATTTTGATCGCTCCACTCTCAAG TTACGTCCGTTAATTATTCAACAATACAGGTTATGTGTTCGACGTAATGCCATTTCTACTAGAGCCTTCGACGAG GATTCCTTTGACTTTCCAATACTTGATGATTGGGATCCTGAAGAGAGTTCTTCATATGTGCCCTCATCGAGTGACGGCGAAGAAGACTCTGATGACGAAATCTTTCTTATCCCAGTAAATGATGTTGATTTGCCTTCTGCTTCTGCTTCAAACAATGATGCTTTAACAGTGGCTGCTCATCGGCTTGCAACCATTGGGCGGGGACAGAAGAAACATAG GATCAAACTTGGCCTTTTCATCACCATGGGGCTTATAATCGTCTTGACAGTACTGCTTTTATATGTTGATTGGTGTATGTGGAAAATTGTTAGACTCCCGTTAGCACCTTTTTACTTGACCCGCCCATTTCTCATATCAGCCATTCTGGTTTCTTTTGCTGGCTATGTTTGTGTCCCAATTTTTCGTCATTTGAAAGCTATCCATGTTATCAAGCAACAAGGACCTCTTAGACATCACTTGAAAAGGAGGACACCTACGTTGGGTGGTTTACTTTTTGTACCAATTGGTGTAATTGTTGCTCATGTTATTGCTGATTCCTCATCCATAGAAGTGTCCGGGGTATGTGGTGTAACAATTGCATTTGCAGCAGTCGGTTTACTCAGTGACATATTAAACCTCACCAAGAATCATTGGAGAGGTTTACCAGCATTGACAGAAGTTTGCTTGGAG GTAGCTGTCGGAACGTGCTTTTCGTTTTGGTTGAACATCACCAGTATATCTTCACCCTATGGCAT GAAGACATTGCTTCCCCTACCAGTAGGCCTTGTGTATTTGGGGCGATATTACCATCTCTTGACCTCGTATTGTTTTGTTTCCATGGGCCATGGTGTTAAATTAGCAGATGCTCTTGATGGACTTGCTGGAGGCACTGCTGCATTGGCTTTTATTGGAATGTCAATAGCTGTGCTGCCAATATGTTCAG AGCTTGCTATTTTTGGAGCTTCAATGGCTGGATCTTGTGTTGGATTTCTTCTATACAACAGACACAAAGCATCTGTTTATATGGGTAATACAGGATCTTTGGCTCTCGGTGGTGCATTAACTGCAATGGCTGCATGTACCGGAATGTTCTTCCCACTTTTAATTTCTTCTGGAATTTTCATAGTCGAGTCATCATCAGTTATTCTTCAG GTATTGCACTTGAAGATAACTAAGGGTTTGCTGGGACCAAGTTGGGCCTTTTTAAGAATGCCACCCTTGCATCGTCGCCTCCATTTGCTCAGGTTCAGGGAACCAAATATCGTACTAGGTGCATATCTGATTTCATCTGTATTGGCTTTACTTGGCGGATACGTGGGACTAATTTCAGCTTAA
- the LOC127079491 gene encoding la-related protein 6A isoform X1, whose protein sequence is METGEQGRPSAIVTAPTAGDPTASPPPPLGDAVITPDPPVDFDYVAEAEVHALISDEERDHVHEHGLNHDFDHEHEHDHHDEGQEPDHVAETGVSLEDLKLKIIKQVEYYFSDENLPTDKYLLSLVRRNKEGFVPIQVIASFRKTKKLTRDQLLIAAALKESSLLVVSGDEKRVKRLNPLRLNEVKDHKLFTVLAENLPEDHSKENIRQIFQKAGNVKKVTINDPRSTAASAKHIKQDKFLGSKLHALVEYETVEAAEKAVALLNNEQDWRNGMRVKFLNRMDKYAHKKQAWKGSNSEKNSSSHASEKTRDEENHVSHAHKNQAWKGSNSEKNSSSHVSEKARDEENHVSHEHHEDILEEKDGEHLSKDKGGQRYPKQARSRKHKYRATNGMGHGGTSFIHTAEASKPPPGPRMPDGTRGFAIGRGRPLVPASI, encoded by the exons ATGGAAACCGGTGAACAAGGCCGACCTTCAGCCATCGTCACCGCTCCAACCGCCGGCGATCCCACCGCCTCGCCTCCTCCTCCGCTCGGTGATGCTGTTATTACTCCCGATCCACCTGTTGACTTTGATTACGTTGCTGAGGCTGAAGTTCATGCTTTGATTTCAGACGAAGAGCGTGATCATGTTCATGAACATGGACTCAATCACGATTTCGACCATGAGCACGAGCATGACCACCATGATGAAGGCCAGGAACCCGATCACGTGGCTGAGACTGGTGTCTCATTGGAGGATCTCAAGCTCAAGATAATTAAGCAG GTGGAGTATTATTTCAGTGATGAAAATCTGCCCACTGATAAGTATTTGCTGAGTCTCGTCAGAAGGAACAAGGAAGGGTTTG TTCCTATACAAGTGATTGCTTCTTTTAGAAAAACAAAGAAGCTCACTCGGGACCAATTACTTATTGCTGCTGCACTGAAGGAATCTTCACTGCTT GTTGTTAGTGGTGATGAGAAAAGGGTTAAGCGGCTCAATCCACTTCGTCTCAATGAAGTGAAAGATCATAAG TTATTTACTGTTTTGGCAGAGAATTTGCCAGAGGACCATTCAAAGGAGAACATTCGGCAAATATTCCAAAAAGCTGGAAA TGTAAAAAAGGTAACTATAAATGACCCGCGTTCTACTGCAGCATCTGCTAAACATATCAAGCAAGACAAGTTTCTTGGTAGCAAG TTGCACGCTCTTGTAGAATATGAGACTGTCGAGGCTGCTGAGAAAGCT GTGGCACTGTTAAATAATGAACAAGACTGGAGAAATGGGATGCGAGTTAAATTTCTCAATCGGATG GATAAGTATGCCCACAAAAAACAAGCTTGGAAGGGATCTAACTCTGAGAAGAATAGCTCAAGTCATGCATCTGAGAAAACTAGAGATGAGGAGAATCATGTCTCACATGCCCACAAAAACCAAGCTTGGAAGGGATCTAACTCAGAGAAGAATAGCTCAAGTCATGTATCTGAGAAAGCTAGAGACGAGGAGAATCACGTCTCACATGAGCATCATGAAGATATTCTTGAGGAAAAG GATGGGGAGCATTTGTCAAAGGATAAAGGTGGGCAGAGGTACCCTAAACAGGCAAGATCGAGAAAGCACAAATATCGTGCTACAAATGGAATGG GCCATGGAGGTACATCATTTATCCATACCGCTGAAGCATCAAAACCGCCTCCTGGGCCAAGAATGCCTGATGGAACACGGGGTTTTGCAATCGGACGAGGTCGGCCTCTTGTCCCTGCATCGATTTAG
- the LOC127079491 gene encoding la-related protein 6A isoform X2, which produces METGEQGRPSAIVTAPTAGDPTASPPPPLGDAVITPDPPVDFDYVAEAEVHALISDEERDHVHEHGLNHDFDHEHEHDHHDEGQEPDHVAETGVSLEDLKLKIIKQVEYYFSDENLPTDKYLLSLVRRNKEGFVPIQVIASFRKTKKLTRDQLLIAAALKESSLLVVSGDEKRVKRLNPLRLNEVKDHKLFTVLAENLPEDHSKENIRQIFQKAGNVKKVTINDPRSTAASAKHIKQDKFLGSKLHALVEYETVEAAEKADKYAHKKQAWKGSNSEKNSSSHASEKTRDEENHVSHAHKNQAWKGSNSEKNSSSHVSEKARDEENHVSHEHHEDILEEKDGEHLSKDKGGQRYPKQARSRKHKYRATNGMGHGGTSFIHTAEASKPPPGPRMPDGTRGFAIGRGRPLVPASI; this is translated from the exons ATGGAAACCGGTGAACAAGGCCGACCTTCAGCCATCGTCACCGCTCCAACCGCCGGCGATCCCACCGCCTCGCCTCCTCCTCCGCTCGGTGATGCTGTTATTACTCCCGATCCACCTGTTGACTTTGATTACGTTGCTGAGGCTGAAGTTCATGCTTTGATTTCAGACGAAGAGCGTGATCATGTTCATGAACATGGACTCAATCACGATTTCGACCATGAGCACGAGCATGACCACCATGATGAAGGCCAGGAACCCGATCACGTGGCTGAGACTGGTGTCTCATTGGAGGATCTCAAGCTCAAGATAATTAAGCAG GTGGAGTATTATTTCAGTGATGAAAATCTGCCCACTGATAAGTATTTGCTGAGTCTCGTCAGAAGGAACAAGGAAGGGTTTG TTCCTATACAAGTGATTGCTTCTTTTAGAAAAACAAAGAAGCTCACTCGGGACCAATTACTTATTGCTGCTGCACTGAAGGAATCTTCACTGCTT GTTGTTAGTGGTGATGAGAAAAGGGTTAAGCGGCTCAATCCACTTCGTCTCAATGAAGTGAAAGATCATAAG TTATTTACTGTTTTGGCAGAGAATTTGCCAGAGGACCATTCAAAGGAGAACATTCGGCAAATATTCCAAAAAGCTGGAAA TGTAAAAAAGGTAACTATAAATGACCCGCGTTCTACTGCAGCATCTGCTAAACATATCAAGCAAGACAAGTTTCTTGGTAGCAAG TTGCACGCTCTTGTAGAATATGAGACTGTCGAGGCTGCTGAGAAAGCT GATAAGTATGCCCACAAAAAACAAGCTTGGAAGGGATCTAACTCTGAGAAGAATAGCTCAAGTCATGCATCTGAGAAAACTAGAGATGAGGAGAATCATGTCTCACATGCCCACAAAAACCAAGCTTGGAAGGGATCTAACTCAGAGAAGAATAGCTCAAGTCATGTATCTGAGAAAGCTAGAGACGAGGAGAATCACGTCTCACATGAGCATCATGAAGATATTCTTGAGGAAAAG GATGGGGAGCATTTGTCAAAGGATAAAGGTGGGCAGAGGTACCCTAAACAGGCAAGATCGAGAAAGCACAAATATCGTGCTACAAATGGAATGG GCCATGGAGGTACATCATTTATCCATACCGCTGAAGCATCAAAACCGCCTCCTGGGCCAAGAATGCCTGATGGAACACGGGGTTTTGCAATCGGACGAGGTCGGCCTCTTGTCCCTGCATCGATTTAG